One segment of Halococcus salsus DNA contains the following:
- a CDS encoding 5-methyltetrahydropteroyltriglutamate--homocysteine methyltransferase has translation MTELVATTPGVLPLPDWAKDRLGSLKGHQKEDLVDGDEGAEITDVYDEARAAVADWQTTAGLHRVGEGQLRWDDMLAHPLCVHDAVETRGIVRYYDNNNFYREPVVSGELTFDGDLADDLDAFVEMENAPESVQAVVPGPYSLADLATDEFYGDEAAFLDAIANFLAGEVRAFPEVETVFVLEPSLVTAPPDDDLAERASEALDSVADATSADVVVQTYWGALTEKVHAHVLDADVDAVGYDFVTNHEDNLYNINEYGTKDDIALGLVDGQNTLVEDPEKVAERIAWVESNVPAADFETTYLTTNTELFYLPVNRTKAKFEALAEGAALAEADA, from the coding sequence ATGACGGAACTCGTTGCGACGACACCGGGTGTCCTTCCGCTGCCGGACTGGGCGAAGGACCGATTGGGGAGTCTGAAGGGCCACCAGAAGGAGGACCTCGTCGACGGCGACGAGGGCGCGGAAATAACCGACGTCTACGACGAGGCGCGCGCGGCGGTCGCCGACTGGCAGACCACCGCGGGGCTCCACAGGGTTGGGGAGGGCCAGCTCCGCTGGGACGACATGCTCGCCCACCCGCTCTGCGTTCACGACGCGGTCGAGACCCGTGGGATCGTGCGCTACTACGACAACAACAATTTTTATAGGGAGCCGGTGGTCTCGGGTGAACTCACCTTCGACGGCGACCTCGCCGACGACCTCGACGCGTTCGTCGAGATGGAGAACGCGCCTGAATCCGTCCAGGCCGTGGTCCCAGGACCGTACTCCCTCGCCGACCTCGCGACCGACGAGTTCTACGGCGACGAGGCGGCCTTCCTCGACGCCATCGCGAACTTCCTCGCGGGCGAGGTTCGGGCGTTCCCCGAGGTCGAGACGGTGTTCGTGCTCGAACCCTCGCTGGTGACCGCCCCACCGGACGACGACCTCGCCGAGCGCGCGAGCGAGGCGCTCGATTCGGTGGCCGACGCGACCAGCGCCGACGTGGTGGTCCAGACCTACTGGGGCGCGCTGACCGAGAAGGTCCACGCTCATGTCCTCGACGCCGACGTCGACGCGGTCGGCTACGACTTCGTGACCAACCACGAGGACAATTTGTACAATATCAACGAGTACGGCACGAAGGACGACATCGCCCTCGGACTCGTCGACGGCCAGAACACGCTGGTCGAGGACCCCGAGAAGGTGGCCGAACGGATCGCGTGGGTCGAGTCGAACGTGCCGGCCGCCGACTTCGAGACGACCTACCTCACCACCAACACCGAGCTGTTCTACCTCCCAGTGAACCGAACCAAAGCCAAGTTCGAGGCGCTTGCCGAAGGGGCCGCGCTCGCGGAGGCCGACGCATGA
- the purL gene encoding phosphoribosylformylglycinamidine synthase subunit PurL translates to MPLADDDRRRITERLGREPTPTESVLFENLWSEHCAYRSSRPLLTNFESEGEQVVVGPGDDAAVVGLPTDDDASDLAITLGIESHNHPSFVDPYDGAATGVGGIVRDTLSMGAYPIALTDSLYFGPFDREHTRYLLDGVVEGIADYGNAIGVPTVGGSLAFHPGYEGNPLVNVACVGLLDTERLVTAEAQRPGNALVLVGNATGRDGLGGASFASEDLAEDAETEERPAVQVGDPYTEKLLIEANEQLIDERLVESARDLGAAGLGGASAELVAKGDLGADIDLEAVHQREPGMNAVEILLAESQERMCYEVTPENVERVREVAEQFDLGCSVIGEVVEGNYTCSFDGDAVVDAPAEFLADGAPAYDLPAESPAEPDRDLPNPDLETAFGEVVGSPNTASREWVYRQYDHEVGLRTARGPGDDSAVLAIHETSEEGTGVGLALSAGAEPNWTAANPEVGARAVALENATNLAAKGATPLAAVDCLNGGNPENPGTYGGFSAIVDGLAGMCADLDVPVVGGNVSLYNDSTTGPIPPTPTLAMVGVREGYEAPPTALRGAGDLLLVGGGLDDDPGLGGSEYLARFGGSDRFPSLPDDPQAFVTALARVANEETTTAVHDVSHGGLAVTLAEMVTAEAGAEVDLDGCENPAAALFGERPGRAVVETDDPERVRAAFDGVAPVDAIGRSTDTGRLDVHTDGERLSMTAETIAERRAVLDATME, encoded by the coding sequence ATGCCCCTCGCCGACGACGACCGCCGCCGGATAACCGAGCGGCTCGGTCGCGAGCCGACCCCCACCGAGAGCGTGCTGTTCGAGAACCTCTGGAGCGAGCACTGCGCCTACCGCTCCTCGCGGCCGCTCCTCACGAACTTCGAGAGCGAGGGCGAGCAGGTCGTGGTCGGCCCCGGCGACGACGCCGCCGTGGTCGGGTTGCCCACCGACGACGATGCGAGCGACCTCGCGATCACCCTCGGCATCGAGAGCCACAACCACCCCTCGTTCGTCGACCCCTACGACGGCGCGGCGACGGGCGTGGGCGGTATCGTTCGCGACACCCTCTCGATGGGGGCCTACCCGATCGCGCTCACGGACTCGCTCTACTTCGGACCCTTCGACCGCGAGCACACCCGCTACCTCCTCGACGGCGTGGTCGAGGGGATCGCCGACTACGGCAACGCAATCGGCGTGCCGACGGTGGGCGGGAGCCTCGCGTTCCACCCGGGCTACGAGGGCAACCCGCTGGTCAACGTGGCGTGTGTTGGCCTGCTCGACACCGAGCGGCTCGTCACCGCCGAGGCGCAGCGGCCCGGGAACGCGCTCGTGCTGGTCGGCAACGCGACCGGTCGCGACGGGCTCGGCGGGGCGAGCTTCGCGAGCGAGGACCTCGCCGAGGACGCCGAAACCGAGGAACGGCCGGCGGTGCAGGTGGGCGACCCCTACACCGAGAAGCTCCTGATCGAGGCGAACGAGCAGTTGATCGACGAGCGGTTGGTCGAGTCCGCCCGCGACCTCGGCGCGGCGGGGCTCGGCGGGGCCTCCGCCGAGCTGGTCGCGAAGGGCGACCTCGGGGCCGACATCGACCTCGAAGCCGTCCACCAGCGCGAGCCAGGGATGAACGCGGTCGAGATCCTGCTCGCTGAGAGCCAGGAACGGATGTGCTACGAGGTGACTCCCGAAAACGTCGAGCGAGTGAGGGAAGTCGCCGAGCAGTTCGACCTGGGCTGTTCGGTCATCGGGGAGGTCGTCGAAGGGAACTACACCTGCTCGTTCGACGGCGACGCCGTGGTCGACGCCCCCGCCGAGTTCCTCGCCGACGGCGCGCCGGCCTACGACCTGCCGGCCGAATCGCCCGCCGAACCCGACCGCGACCTACCGAACCCCGACCTCGAAACCGCGTTCGGGGAAGTAGTGGGGAGCCCGAACACCGCGAGCCGGGAGTGGGTCTACCGCCAGTACGACCACGAAGTCGGCCTCCGGACGGCGCGCGGACCGGGCGACGACAGCGCAGTGCTCGCGATCCACGAAACCAGTGAGGAGGGAACGGGGGTCGGTCTCGCGCTCTCGGCGGGCGCGGAACCGAACTGGACCGCCGCGAACCCGGAGGTCGGGGCGCGCGCGGTCGCGCTCGAAAACGCCACCAACCTCGCCGCGAAGGGTGCGACACCGCTCGCCGCGGTCGACTGTCTCAACGGCGGCAACCCCGAGAACCCCGGAACCTACGGCGGGTTCTCGGCCATCGTCGACGGCCTCGCGGGAATGTGTGCCGACCTGGATGTCCCCGTCGTCGGCGGTAACGTCTCGCTCTACAACGACTCCACCACGGGTCCGATCCCGCCGACGCCGACGCTCGCGATGGTCGGCGTTCGCGAGGGCTACGAAGCCCCGCCGACCGCCCTCCGCGGGGCCGGCGACCTCCTCCTGGTCGGTGGCGGGCTCGACGACGACCCGGGCCTCGGCGGGTCCGAGTACCTCGCGCGGTTCGGCGGGTCCGACCGCTTCCCGAGCCTTCCCGACGATCCCCAAGCGTTCGTCACGGCGCTCGCGCGGGTGGCGAACGAGGAGACGACGACCGCAGTTCACGACGTGAGCCACGGTGGCCTCGCGGTGACGCTCGCGGAGATGGTCACGGCCGAAGCGGGGGCGGAGGTCGACCTCGACGGCTGTGAGAACCCCGCCGCCGCACTGTTCGGCGAACGACCGGGCCGCGCCGTCGTCGAGACCGACGACCCGGAGAGGGTCAGAGCGGCGTTCGACGGGGTCGCGCCCGTCGACGCGATCGGGCGGAGCACCGACACCGGGCGGCTCGACGTTCACACGGACGGCGAGCGTCTCTCGATGACCGCCGAAACCATCGCGGAGCGCCGAGCGGTGCTCGACGCCACGATGGAGTGA
- a CDS encoding NAD(P)H-binding protein — protein MRVLVTGATGFIGGRLLPALRAAGHDCVVLTRNAERYDGPDGVDVVEGDLLEPGSFDTALENCTAAYYLVHSMESPDFEARDRRAARNFARAASAADVSRVIYLGGLGETSEGLSPHLQSRRSLEGVLRDGDYDLTVLRAAVVLGAGGASFELLRQFVERLPQFAVLPLPAAVTTTCQPIAIDDAVASLAGVLDAPETRGETYDIGGPEVLTYEELLLRVARATGRTVLTVPVSWLPRSTATYCLDRLTGIPTVMIASLIEGLDNTVVVRDPCPRDLVPVERTPVTVAIRRALAE, from the coding sequence ATGCGAGTCCTGGTGACCGGCGCGACGGGGTTCATCGGCGGCCGGCTGCTCCCGGCCCTCCGCGCCGCCGGCCACGACTGCGTCGTGCTCACCCGGAACGCCGAACGCTACGATGGCCCCGACGGAGTCGACGTCGTCGAGGGCGACCTCCTCGAACCCGGAAGCTTCGACACTGCTCTAGAGAACTGTACGGCGGCCTACTACCTCGTCCACTCGATGGAGTCGCCGGACTTCGAGGCACGCGACCGGCGTGCAGCCCGGAACTTCGCGCGGGCGGCGAGCGCGGCGGACGTCTCGCGTGTGATATACCTCGGCGGGCTCGGTGAAACGAGCGAGGGGCTCTCTCCCCACCTGCAGTCGCGCCGCTCGCTCGAAGGCGTGCTGCGGGACGGCGATTACGACCTCACGGTGCTCCGGGCGGCGGTCGTTCTCGGTGCGGGCGGTGCGAGTTTCGAACTCCTCCGCCAGTTCGTCGAACGCCTCCCGCAGTTCGCCGTCCTGCCGCTCCCGGCGGCGGTGACGACGACCTGTCAGCCGATCGCGATCGACGACGCCGTGGCGTCGCTCGCGGGCGTGCTCGACGCCCCGGAGACCCGTGGGGAGACCTACGATATCGGCGGCCCGGAGGTACTGACCTACGAGGAACTCCTCCTGCGTGTCGCCCGCGCCACCGGCCGAACGGTGCTGACGGTGCCCGTCTCGTGGCTCCCGCGGTCGACCGCGACCTACTGTCTCGACCGGCTGACGGGTATTCCCACGGTCATGATCGCCTCGCTGATCGAGGGGCTCGACAACACCGTCGTGGTTCGGGATCCGTGCCCCCGCGACCTGGTGCCGGTCGAGCGGACCCCGGTGACCGTGGCGATCCGCCGGGCGCTCGCCGAGTGA
- a CDS encoding mechanosensitive ion channel family protein — MILATGFVRWLQTTYFSSVGARVLGTLGALVLLGVVVYLVDRAGRPFKNRYSSRLTEASQAGFVAVWVVATVYLLTVIWRRADGAAHLITRALSIKPWTGIRILLIISVAVIAYLLVRLLNRSIDRLSEEHGAITDHQSEVAYHVADVGVFVLAGFISLAVWGVSLGNLFLSAGVLGAVVGLAGRETIGAVTAGFVLLFSRPFHVGDWIEVEDHEGVVRDVTIVNTKLRTFDDEHVLIPNDEITSNPLVNRSENDRLRIDLEVGVDYETDLDRAMEVAQEAMTDVEAVREIPTPRVISKRFAESGVVLELRWWIGDPSAQRLWKAKTAVITDVKAAFDREGISIPYPQRTLSAREEATFEVDEMAPEAAPRSDTAADGGE; from the coding sequence GTGATCCTCGCGACCGGCTTCGTCAGGTGGCTCCAGACGACGTACTTCTCCTCGGTAGGCGCACGTGTGCTCGGGACCCTCGGGGCGTTGGTACTGCTCGGGGTCGTGGTCTACCTCGTCGACCGTGCGGGGCGGCCGTTCAAGAACCGCTACAGCTCCCGGCTCACCGAGGCCTCCCAGGCGGGTTTCGTCGCGGTCTGGGTGGTCGCCACCGTCTACTTGCTCACCGTGATCTGGCGGCGGGCCGACGGGGCCGCCCACCTCATCACCAGGGCGTTGAGCATCAAACCCTGGACGGGGATCCGGATCCTCCTCATCATCTCGGTGGCCGTGATCGCGTACCTCTTGGTCCGACTGCTGAACCGCTCGATCGACCGTCTCTCGGAGGAACACGGTGCGATCACCGACCATCAGAGCGAGGTGGCCTACCACGTCGCCGACGTGGGTGTGTTCGTGCTCGCGGGCTTCATCTCGCTCGCGGTCTGGGGCGTCAGCCTCGGCAACCTCTTCCTCAGCGCGGGCGTTCTGGGGGCGGTCGTGGGGCTCGCGGGCCGGGAGACCATCGGCGCGGTCACCGCGGGCTTCGTCCTGCTCTTCTCGCGGCCGTTCCACGTCGGCGACTGGATCGAGGTCGAAGACCACGAGGGCGTCGTGCGCGACGTCACCATCGTCAACACCAAACTCCGGACGTTCGACGACGAGCACGTCCTGATCCCCAACGACGAGATCACCTCCAATCCGCTGGTGAACCGTTCGGAGAACGACCGCCTCCGGATCGACCTCGAAGTCGGTGTCGACTACGAGACCGACCTCGACCGGGCGATGGAGGTCGCCCAGGAGGCGATGACCGACGTCGAGGCGGTGCGGGAGATACCGACCCCGCGCGTCATCTCGAAACGGTTCGCGGAGTCGGGGGTCGTCCTCGAACTCCGGTGGTGGATCGGCGACCCGAGCGCCCAGCGGCTCTGGAAAGCGAAGACCGCCGTCATCACCGACGTGAAAGCCGCCTTCGACCGCGAGGGGATCTCGATCCCCTACCCGCAGCGCACCCTCAGCGCGCGCGAGGAGGCCACCTTCGAGGTCGACGAGATGGCCCCGGAGGCGGCTCCGAGGTCGGATACGGCCGCCGACGGGGGCGAGTGA
- a CDS encoding methionine synthase, protein MSDNREQFRPADHPNEHFILTTVVGSYPKPKWLDRVREQYEDPDGPFDDDNWAEAADDAARVITDEHERAGLDVVVDGEMRRNEMVEFFAERIEGYEFNGPVKVWGHNYFDKPSVTDTVAYDEPWLVSEFEFTDEATERPVKVPITGPYTLASWSFNEAYDDDRDLALALADLVNEEIQKLVEQGARYIQIDEPALATTPDDHAIVGEALDRIVADLPEDVRIGLHVCYGDYSRIYPEILDFPIDEFDVELANGDYEQLDVFTEPEFTIDLALGVTDAHVAAVESVPEIKENIKKGLELVPPERLTVSPDCGLKLLPREVAYGKTANMVQAAREVERELDAGEIEVGTSAAADD, encoded by the coding sequence ATGAGCGACAACCGCGAGCAGTTCCGACCCGCCGACCACCCGAACGAGCACTTCATCCTCACCACCGTGGTGGGGAGCTACCCGAAACCCAAGTGGCTCGACCGGGTGCGCGAACAGTACGAGGACCCCGACGGGCCCTTCGACGACGACAACTGGGCCGAAGCCGCCGACGACGCCGCCCGGGTCATCACCGACGAGCACGAGCGCGCGGGGCTCGACGTGGTTGTCGACGGCGAGATGCGGCGAAACGAGATGGTGGAGTTCTTCGCCGAGCGGATCGAGGGCTACGAATTCAATGGACCAGTGAAGGTCTGGGGCCACAACTACTTCGACAAACCCTCCGTGACGGACACGGTCGCCTACGACGAGCCCTGGCTGGTCTCGGAGTTCGAGTTCACGGACGAGGCGACCGAACGGCCCGTCAAGGTGCCGATCACGGGACCCTACACCCTCGCGAGCTGGAGCTTCAACGAGGCTTACGACGACGACCGCGACCTCGCGCTCGCGCTCGCGGACCTCGTGAACGAGGAGATACAAAAGCTGGTCGAACAGGGTGCGCGCTACATCCAGATCGACGAGCCCGCGCTCGCCACCACGCCCGACGACCACGCCATCGTCGGCGAGGCGCTCGACCGGATCGTCGCCGACCTCCCCGAGGACGTCCGGATCGGCCTCCACGTCTGTTACGGGGACTACTCCCGGATCTACCCCGAGATCCTCGACTTCCCGATCGACGAGTTCGACGTCGAGCTCGCCAACGGCGACTACGAACAGCTCGATGTCTTCACGGAGCCCGAGTTCACGATCGACCTCGCGCTCGGCGTGACCGACGCCCACGTCGCGGCGGTCGAATCCGTCCCGGAGATCAAGGAGAACATCAAGAAGGGACTCGAACTCGTCCCGCCCGAACGCCTCACCGTCAGCCCCGACTGCGGGCTGAAGCTCCTGCCGCGCGAGGTGGCCTACGGCAAGACCGCGAACATGGTCCAGGCCGCCCGCGAGGTCGAACGCGAACTCGACGCCGGCGAGATCGAGGTCGGTACCTCGGCGGCCGCCGACGACTGA
- a CDS encoding HemK2/MTQ2 family protein methyltransferase, giving the protein MGLDARRERDRVYQPAEDSDLLATAAREAASSTDRVLDVGTGSGYVAHEVAETGARAIGVDRNPHACREARDHGIEAVRGDLTAPFAPDSFDLVTFNPPYLPTDPDDEADDWMGVALSGGETGRAVIEPFLADVGRVLAPSGRVLLLVSSLSDIDVVRERAASAGFEATAVAENSFPFETLVILRLDPT; this is encoded by the coding sequence ATGGGGCTCGACGCCCGCCGCGAACGCGACCGGGTCTATCAGCCGGCGGAGGATTCCGACCTCCTCGCGACCGCCGCGCGCGAGGCCGCGTCGTCGACCGACCGCGTGCTCGACGTCGGGACGGGGTCGGGCTACGTCGCCCACGAGGTGGCCGAGACCGGGGCCCGGGCCATCGGCGTCGACCGGAACCCCCACGCCTGTCGGGAGGCCCGCGACCACGGTATCGAGGCCGTCCGCGGCGACCTCACCGCACCGTTCGCGCCCGACTCGTTCGACCTCGTGACGTTCAACCCGCCGTATCTCCCGACCGACCCCGACGACGAGGCCGACGACTGGATGGGGGTCGCCCTCTCGGGTGGCGAGACGGGTCGGGCCGTGATCGAACCGTTCCTCGCCGACGTCGGTCGGGTGCTCGCCCCGTCCGGCCGCGTTCTCCTCCTCGTGAGCAGCCTCTCCGATATCGACGTGGTTCGCGAGCGCGCGGCGAGCGCGGGCTTCGAGGCGACGGCCGTCGCCGAGAACTCGTTCCCCTTCGAGACGCTCGTGATACTCCGACTCGACCCGACGTGA
- a CDS encoding 16S ribosomal RNA methyltransferase A produces the protein MTEPEGSRARRDPDALLARAGVRGDRNQDQHFLVDDRVLDRLPEYATEFDTTHVLEVGAGTGGLTDRLLADAEHVTAVERDVRLVEFLREEFAGAVDAGRLDVVAGDALDVDLPEFSVSVSNLPYGSSSELLFRLLPRERPLVVMVQAEFAERMVAEPGTSEYGRLSVTAGHYADAEIVERVPREAFSPPPAVESAVVRTTPREPDYEVPEDAFFAFVRGVFTQRRKTMRNAIRNTTHITGIDDAAAVVAAADDDLLGSRAGELRPHEFAALTTLAIEDGGLTV, from the coding sequence ATGACCGAACCCGAGGGTTCGCGAGCCCGGCGCGACCCCGACGCGTTGCTGGCGCGGGCGGGCGTTCGCGGCGACCGGAACCAGGACCAGCACTTTCTCGTCGACGACCGGGTGCTCGACCGGCTCCCCGAGTACGCAACCGAGTTCGACACGACCCACGTCCTCGAGGTCGGGGCGGGCACCGGTGGGCTGACCGACCGACTGCTCGCCGACGCCGAGCACGTGACCGCCGTCGAGCGGGACGTCCGCCTCGTCGAGTTCCTCCGCGAGGAGTTCGCGGGGGCGGTCGACGCCGGGCGGCTCGACGTGGTCGCCGGCGACGCGCTCGACGTCGACCTGCCCGAGTTCTCCGTCTCGGTCTCGAACCTCCCCTACGGGAGTTCAAGCGAGCTCTTGTTCCGCCTCCTGCCGCGAGAGCGCCCGCTGGTGGTGATGGTGCAGGCGGAGTTCGCCGAGCGGATGGTCGCCGAGCCGGGAACCTCGGAATACGGCCGGCTGTCGGTGACGGCGGGTCACTACGCCGACGCCGAGATCGTCGAGCGCGTCCCGCGCGAGGCGTTCTCGCCCCCGCCCGCCGTCGAGAGCGCGGTGGTACGGACCACGCCACGCGAACCCGACTACGAGGTCCCCGAGGACGCCTTCTTCGCGTTCGTCCGCGGGGTGTTCACCCAGCGTCGGAAGACGATGCGCAACGCGATCCGCAACACCACCCACATCACCGGTATCGACGACGCGGCGGCCGTCGTCGCGGCCGCGGACGACGACCTGCTCGGGAGCCGCGCGGGCGAGCTCCGTCCCCACGAGTTCGCCGCGCTCACGACCCTCGCGATCGAGGACGGAGGGCTCACGGTGTGA
- a CDS encoding GNAT family N-acetyltransferase produces the protein MFPERIETDRLILERLCHETLDVFEFYDICSDADGPEAMDEVTRYMPWEPHQTLLESKEYIDGVEERWEEGEAAGYVVRPRDGEPGAGEYAGNAALHIDWDRRTGNLGTWLRKRFWGRGYSGERAGALMELAFERLDLELVSVSHHADNDQSRRAIEKYVEAHGGRCEGLLRNWLPHGDEVSDEYRYTISQAEYRDATE, from the coding sequence ATGTTCCCCGAGCGCATCGAGACGGACAGGTTGATCCTCGAACGGCTGTGTCACGAGACCCTCGACGTCTTCGAGTTTTACGACATCTGTTCGGACGCCGACGGTCCGGAGGCGATGGACGAGGTCACCCGCTACATGCCCTGGGAGCCCCACCAGACGCTCCTCGAATCGAAGGAGTACATCGACGGCGTGGAGGAACGCTGGGAGGAGGGCGAGGCGGCGGGCTACGTCGTCCGACCGCGGGACGGCGAACCCGGCGCTGGCGAGTACGCCGGCAACGCCGCGCTCCACATCGACTGGGACCGCCGAACCGGCAACCTCGGAACCTGGCTCCGGAAGCGGTTCTGGGGCCGTGGCTACTCGGGCGAGCGCGCCGGCGCGCTGATGGAGCTTGCCTTCGAGCGCCTGGACCTCGAACTGGTTTCGGTGAGCCACCACGCGGACAACGACCAGTCGCGCCGCGCCATCGAGAAGTACGTCGAGGCCCACGGCGGGCGCTGTGAGGGACTGCTCCGAAACTGGCTCCCCCACGGCGACGAGGTCAGCGACGAGTACCGATACACCATCTCGCAAGCGGAGTACCGCGACGCGACGGAGTAA